In Camelus bactrianus isolate YW-2024 breed Bactrian camel chromosome 18, ASM4877302v1, whole genome shotgun sequence, one DNA window encodes the following:
- the METTL22 gene encoding methyltransferase-like protein 22 isoform X11, producing the protein MINVEPGPWSPAPAPTMDEITFKSDTVLSDVHLYTPNQRHLMVRLNGMGQPVFLSQFKLLWNRDSGVKGGDVRTEETPPTDTGSPPGSGCHREDVSLQAKADTSGQEGLEAQLDEDGDLDVVRRPRAASDPSGPLRDKDACLQPPSDHVCSLPCTRLSVVCPSPFSWWPFLFWFLSRPEHTMATPLEDVGKQVWRGALLLADYVLFQRDLFQGRTVLELGGGTGLASIVAATVARTVYCTAGKEEAGVAWDSGVLVRNPTVTAARESAGQPPFVLLLDDLGSNANVGADLLAMCQRNVALNSHLTAAGGGVVKVKELDWLKDDLCTASFGQSR; encoded by the exons ATGATTAATGTGGAGCCTGGGCCATGGTCGCCGGCTCCCGCCCCCACCATGGATGAAATCACCTTCAAAAGTGACACCGTGCTGTCAGACGTCCACCTCTACACCCCGAACCAGAGACACCTCATGGTGCGGCTGAACGGCATGGGGCAGCCAG TTTTCCTGTCCCAGTTCAAGCTTCTGTGGAACCGAGACTCGGGGGTCAAGGGTGGCGATGTCCGCACAGAAGAGACTCCTCCCACTGACACAGGGTCCCCTCCAGGGAGTGGCTGCCACCGTGAGGACGTCTCCCTCCAGGCCAAGGCTGACACCAGCGGCCAGGAGGGGCTGGAAGCTCAGCTGGACGAGGATGGGGATTTGGACGTTGTGAGAAGACCACGGGCTGCCTCTGACCCATCAGGGCCCCTGAGAGACAAG GACGCCTGCCTCCAGCCCCCATCCGACCATGTTTGCAGCCTGCCATGCACCCGTCTGTCTGTGGTCTGTCCATCCCCATTTTCATGGTGGCCCTTTCTCTTTTGGTTTCTGTCCCGTCCAGAGCACACCATGGCCACCCCCCTGGAGGATGTTGGCAAGCAG gTGTGGCGGGGTGCCCTGCTCCTGGCAGACTACGTCCTATTCCAGCGGGACCTCTTCCAGGGCCGCACCGTgctggagctgggagggggcactGGGCTCGCCAGCATCGTCGCAGCCACAGTGGCTCGGACCGTTTACTGCACAG CTGGGAAAGAGGAAGCTGGAGTGGCCTGGGATTCGGGTGTACTGGTCAGAAACCCAACAGTAACCGCTGCCCGGGAGTCTGCAGGGCAGCCACCCTTTGTGCTGCTCCTTGACGATTTGGGGTCAAACGCCA ATGTCGGTGCAGATCTTTTGGCCATGTGCCAGCGGAACGTTGCCCTCAACAGCCACCTGACCGCCGCTGGAG GTGGTGTAGTTAAGGTCAAGGAACTGGACTGGCTGAAAGATGACCTCTGCACAG